GGCTGTAAACAAATGCTCACTGCAAGCGGTCTACAAGAAGTGGAATTAAAACGCTGTTTGGTTGGTGTGTAATTATTTTCAGTGCTAACTTGCTGTTAAAGAGCGCCGAAAATGACCTGAAACAGCAGTTTGATTAAAGAGTCTTAGAGAAAGTGAATTAACTTTTCATCTTCTCAAAGTATTTAACAAATTAATAAAGAATATTAAACAATGAAGCTTAAAAACCTTAAGTCATTGTTATTTCTCCTTCCTCCTCCTTTTCACAATGAGCCCCGCCCTGTTGAAGTGACATCATGGAATCACAACTGGAAAAACCCAGACATTCCGAGTAGGAATTACGAGTTGGATTGATGTTCAAACAGATCTTTCCTACTGGGAAATTCAGAAACTTCCCAGTTAGTTCCCAGTTGGTCCTGAACGCAGCATAAGTGCACTGTGATCTCCAGTAGCTCTCCATCACCATCATTAACGATAAATACTTCTTATTTATTTTACATCAACACTTCAATCAACAACAAGCCGATCCTGATCGCTCGCAATTTAATCAGTGAACGCTTTCATCACGGAATGGTGTTGTTCTTTTGATGTCATTTAAAATGTTCTAATTGTTCCGTAAAGCTCTTTTGATGTTTAAGTGCCGTATAAATAAAACGTTTACAAAAAACACAGCCAACGTCCGCTCCATGTGACCATCAGCAGAGTGAAGCGCcgctctgattggtcagttacTCTCTAACAGCCAATCAGAGGACGTTAGCATTATATCTGTGCAGAAGAGACTCATGTGAtagctgttacacacacacacacacacacacacacagagctgtaatCCTGCACTGGAATGCCTTACTGACCAACACACACATTCATAGACAGTAACAGTCCGagtcatgaacacacacacacacacacacacacaatcattttgCATATTTAGTGGTCATCCAATGTTTATCTCTGATGAGACATACAAAGGCACATGTGGTTAACTTgaaccataaacacacacacacacacacacacacacacacacgggttcaCATGAATGTAAGAGAATTCACATAATCCGTTATTATGCTCCATTAAGTGAGATAAATGAGTATGTAACAGGAGGAGTATTTATGGAACACTATTCATCCCTCCATCACTTCccaccactctcactctcacactctctctctctctctctcactctctccatcTGTTTCACGTGATCAGGCCCAAGCGTGCGAGTTTGGCTGACAGGAAAGAGTGGAGAACAAACACCACCGGCTTTGGGTTGGAGTGCAGATCAAACAcctgaaaaaacacacacacagagcaatacAGAGAACAGACTATTAATGATATGTCTGCAGGAGCAAATCATTCCTGAACTATTCAACATCTGTCTGTATTTAAGTGAAAGTGGAATGAaccatttggggggggggggtcacaatcAATCAATCTCTGTAGTTATGTGAAGGTGGAACGGACCATTCCTGAACATTTCtttgggttttgtgtgtgtgtggggtgtatatacagtgaggcaaaaaagtatttagtcagtcaccaattgtgcaagttctcccacttaaaaagatgagagaggcctgtaattttcatcataggtacacttcaactatgagagacagaatgagaaaaaaaatcacattgtctgatttttaaataatttatttgcaaattatggtggaaaataagtatttggtcaataacaaaagttcatctcaatactttgttatataccttttgttggcaatgacagaggtcaaacggtttctgtaagtcttcacaaggttttcacacactgttgctggtattttggcccattcctccatgcagatctcctctagagcagtgatgttttggggctgttgctgggcaacacggactttcaactccctccaaagattttctatggggttgagatctggagactggctaggccactccaggaccttgaaatgcttcttatgaagccactcctttgttgcccgggcagtgtgtttgggatcattgtcatgctgaaagacccagccacgtttcatcttcaatgcccttgctgatggaaggaggttttcactcaaaatctcacgatacatggccccattcattctttcctttacacggatcagtcgtcctggtccctttgcagaaaaacagctccaaagcatgatgtttccacccccgtgcttcacagtaggtatggtgttctttggatgcaactcagcattctttctcctccaaacacgacaagttgagtttttaccaaaaagttctattttggtttcatctgaccatatgacattctcccaatcctcttctggatcatccaaatgctctctagcaaacttcagatgggcctggacatgtactggcttaagcagggggacacgtctggcactgcagggtttgagtccctggcggcgtagtgtgttactgatgggagcctttgttactttggtcccagctctctgcaggtcattcactaggtccccccgtgtggttctgggatttttgctcaccgtacttgtgatcattttgaccccacggggtgagatcttgcgtggagccccagatcgagggagattatcagtggtcttgtatgtcttccattttctaataattgctcccacagttgatttcttcacaccaagctgcttacctattgcagattcagtcttcccagcctggtgcaggtctacaattttgtttctggtgtcctttgacagctctttggtcttggccatagtggagtttggagtgtgactgtttgaggttgtggacaggtgtcttttatactgataacgagttcaaacaggtgccattaatacaggtaatgagtggaggacagaggagcctcttaaagaagaagttacaggtctgtgagagccagaaatcttgcttgtttgtaggtgaccaaatacttattttactgaggaatttaccaattaattcattaaaaatcctacaatgtgatttcctggattctttccccccattctgtctctcatagttgaagtgtacctatgatgaaaattacaggcctctcatctttttaagtgggagaacttacacagttggtggctgactaaatacttttttgccccactgtgtatatatatggggGGATTCATTCAGATTTATAACCAATGTCTCTATCTCTGTCATACTGGAATGAACCATTCCTGAATACAGAGGGGTGCCGGATTCACCGTCTAGCTACTTATTGAAACTGGAACATGCCATTTCTGAACACAGAGGGGGAATCTGAAGCACAGTTTGTTTATGTGATGCAGGAGTGAACCATTCTTGAACAGTAGGGGGGTATGCTATACCAGCTCACAGTGGGGTCGTACCATTTTCCTCCGTGCCAGTTCACACCTCCACACTTTAACTGTCACATGACCTGCCACAGCAGTGACATCACACACCCTGTTAGCCCCACCAATAACGATAGAGGAGGTGAGGAGTTACCAGTTCTCCCTCGGGCCCTCCGAAGTCCAGGTACAGGAGTCTGACTGCGTCGTCCGCCGAGTTGCGCAGTTTGTTGTAGGGGTAGTGAAGGAGCACAGCGCCACCTACaggagctcctcctcctcctcgcagCACAGTGAAGCCTCGCTCATAGTGCAGCACCAAATACACCTCCTCCCTGTTCAACACACACCCTGcatgcacgcgtgcacacacacacacacacacacacacacacacacacacacacacacacacacacacacaatacagttACGTCTGTGTGTTTGTATTCAAATTGAAAACACTGTAGAAATAAAAATCAACATGTAAACTGTCTCCCTccatgtgtctgtctctctgtgtcgccaccatctttctctctctctctctcacacacacacacacacacacacacacctatggacacCTCTTTGATGAGCTCAGCGGCAGCGTGTGTCCCCTGTACGAGCGCTCGGGTCCATGAGGACAGGTCCCAGTGCGTCTCCACACGGAACACATGAGACTCAACGCCGCGACTAGAACCCGTCCGAGTCATGAAGAGCAGATCAGAACCTAAAGATGGGGAACCACGAGCACTGCCTGAGTGAACGAgtctacacacagagagagagagagagagagagagaggtgaacgttagttttgaaatttagacagctgtgtgtatgtgtgtgtgtgtgtgtgtgtaccgggtggtcagcagtgtgtgtgtggtcagtgGGGTACTCCAGCTCTCTCGTGTCCACGGTACCGAGTCAAACAGTAGGATTTCTTTCTCTGTCAGCGCCATGACGACCGGCCTGTACTGGTGATGTCCGTTCTCCATAGTTACCTGAACAAATACAGTTCGACAtgtgtcagacagacagacaatcagacagacagacaatcagACAGACACAAAAAGATCTTCAGAGTGATAAAAATACACATGCAGTTTGtacacagcagtgtgtgtgtgtgtgtgtgtgtgtgtgtgtgtgtacctgctctGCAAGCCAGCTGATGtgtttgagctgtgtgtgtgtgttggaggcgTTCAGGTAGGCGttgatgtgtgtgagtgtgtgtggcagCAGCGCGGCGATGTTGGCGTGAATGGCAGTGAACCAGGAGTGTGCAGTGGGCGTGTCCTTACAGCGCAGAACCACCAGGTGCTGACCATCAGGAGAGTGCAGCTCCaacaacctacacacacacacacacacacacgcatttaaaaaacaaaaagcacATTTGAAACTAACTGGCCActatattaggaacacctgctcattcatccaATTATTCAAATCACCCAAGAACTGTGTGAGGAGTTAAacactggtctctctctctctctcacacacacacctgttctcCAGGTCAGGCATGGTGAGGTTCCTGCAGATGAAGCTCATTTTCAGTGGAATGATCTTCCTGTCTTTGGTCATGTTGTGTTTGGGAGAGTCTTCGCTCCCGTCCCAGCTCAGCTCCGATAAAAGCGACGGCTTCTTAAAGAGAGGAGACACCTCACGGATATACCTTACTgtggagaaaacacacacacacagcagttttTACCACCAGTCCTGCTTCAGTGCAGAAGAAGAAATCAGCCTGGATTCCATTCGCTCTGGAGAGTTGCTTCTGCAGGTCCTTAGAAATCAACGCTACGCTACGTGTGGTGCAGGACCAGCGCGAAGAGCAGAGGgcagtgtccacatacttttggccatacagtgtcgCACAATGTGACCTCAGATACCCTCAGACTTCCTCATGGTATCATATGATTTCAATTCGTAAAGCATTAATTGGACATTTACCGATACTCAGTCTGACctgatgtgatcaagaggaattattattattattattattatcagttttAGACAAATGGATTGTGATTTATGATCCAAATCAACGTATCGGTACACCCCTTCACTGTTATCGCATGTATTATTACTGAACGATTTTGCTGTTATTCAGTTCTTCTGTCATGATGTCACATTTCGCTCCTGGTGGGCGTGGTCTCTCacaggctggctccaccccatccACAGTCTTTGAGAATTTAAGGATGATTAACACAACCATAACCGCACATACAGTGTGCTGATCAGTGGACTGTACAGGAACATTAGGCCTCGAGCAGCTCGTGTTCATGAAGCTCCACCCCAGGATCGGAGCAGGAACGGCTAAACACGCTGCTTTTATCACATTCTACAGAACAGTCCAGATTATTTATACAAAAATAAgaaattttcaaaaaaattgCCTCCTGCACCTTTAATACATTCCCTCACCAAACCTGAATTTAACTCCTGACTAgaccttctcacacacacacacacacagattttttTTCCATAAATGTACTAAAAGCAAATTCAATCACTGTTCAGACtcgcacactccaacacactccacggcaggtctttgtgtgtgtgtgaacacacagatatagaagaaacctttatttgtcacatgcacacttcaagcacagtgagattcatcctctgcatttaacccatctgaagcagtgaacacacacacacacacacacacacacgcacccagagcagtgggcagccacaccagagcgcccggggagcagtcaggggttcggtacctcgctcaagggcccctcagcccaaggccgccccacatcaacctaactgcatgtctttggactgtgggggaaaccggagcacccggaggaaacccacgcggacacggggagaacatgcaaactccacacagaaaggccctcgccggccacggggctcgaacccggaccttcttgctgtgaggcgacagcgctaaccacttcaccaccgtgccgcccctgatatgAGGTAATTCCTGGATGCAGAGAAGGATTACATAAACTCCACTGAGTGaagtactaattaaatactaattagtATTTGTGAAACACACGCTATTAAATAACATTTAATAGATAAATGACACAACAGTCAGAGCTTTCAGTGGAACATTCCAGactgttcagagagagagagagagagagagagagagagagagagagagtcattaaGGAGCTCATTAGACTTGTCACTCAGTCCTCATTTTAAATCAGGCCATCACACAggagaatcagtgtgtgtgtgtgtgtgtgcctcaaaTAACCTGGACCTGCTTCAAACACTTCAGAGCCCTCCACCTACAGcaggaaaacaaaagaaaaagttggcctcagaacacacacacacacacacacacacacacacacacctctacccaTAATCCCCTGCACTCTGTACCAGATCCATTATGCTGGAACATTCTCCCTCCAAAACCACAGAGTCCCTAATCACTACAGCGTGTGGCTCAGTGAAGGGGGTTAGggggctctcacacacacacacacacacacacacacacacacacacacacacacacacacactactgtcaaAGAAAGCTGGTGGTCATCAGTAGAACACAGATCTTAATAGAAACTTAAAGGTAAAAAATATTATTGAGTTCTAATCCAGATTTCAACACGCCCCCTCGTTCACAACGAGATGGTTGTGttactctgtgtgtgcgtgtgttagaTCTAGAAGGTTTGATGCAACAGGCTGCAAACATTACTCCAGACTTTAGCATCACACtttacccagaatgcactgctGCACTGTGACCcagcctcctgaccaatcaggggTGACcatgatatcttttttttttttcttttttttaagattttcctTGGGCCCCTCTTCATCCccattggacaggacagtgcagagacaggacaggaaatgaacgggagagagagacggggagggaccgggaaacgaccccgggccggaaccgaacccgggtccccagacccACGGCACGGTGCcccagccacctgagccacgacgcccctgtgACCATGATATCTTAAAGGTCATcggcaacggtcggaggtgaaacgtagaatatcgactttattgtctagaagaacgacccaaaaagcgaattcaatcttcctggtgtctaattttagcctggcaagccagactaaatgtgaatatttagtctggtctcggtcgtagacatttccgaagggtgtgggtaggaacaacccgctgtctttcaaactgtctctgtgcgtataggccaacgctctgaccaatcagcgcaacagtgactgtgacgtagtcagagcgacagaaagcagtggcggagccagctggtagatcagacttttgccatagccggtcggcaaaacagcgaaaacgtccttcttgaaaaggaatgagcggagagcctcttcctgctcatgtttcaacgaaaactccaagtctaattcttctaaaactgattccaaagcggagtcaaacgagcgctgttcactagccgtagccatctttcctgttgtgctttctccagtgtcgcgcagctttgtcgtcactcctgcaaaagcccgcccaaagaatccaaacaaaaacgctgcgttgtgattggcgggcacgatttgatgcccggggtgtgttgttgatatggtccgaggctagacccactcgtaggcaaaaatatttgtggccgctaggcgggtgggtctagtttactaggctagtctaatttgcaccctaaaattgaataaaatggttaaaatatactgttttgcccaatttccaaaggtttgtttacatctcacttatgcgcactttcaccgccaggggcccgtcgtcgtgacgtcatttaagccaaacagaccaggagcagctctgtgtttacctgcgaaccgagcacacgtgtatggactttggtcgtgagaggttgtgtaaaatgtctgaaagcgattttgaagtaggaactctccacattaaatatcgagaggtgaaaccgtatctgtatgaccctatggccgttgcgaagcaatcggtgaatgtggctcactggtttgaccgtgcggcctcggaatcggacagcgactcggccgactctgatcgcggtgaccccggacctcaacaagactcgcgcccaaacgatttatcctggtagttatgataaattcctactttcgtcgtaatactaaataagagcccttttgaagaataattaaaccgccctccctagtggatatagggaacgattactggacagcgcgccggtaggccacattagcctgccatccgcggcattatgctatttatagccgactctaagtgaggaaatatccctttgtctcatttccacaatgattgtacaggatccctcaggattcttgacttgtcaattgcaagcaaaagtaaaaatgtttccctccaatcttctcctttttgcttgagtgttgctgctccgtttcttctttgactgcttgagtttgtttcatgcgcacaatccactctctccgcctcgtctcctcttccggaaaaagccaacccactctctctgcctcttctccttttgcggaaaaagccaacccactcgctccgcctcttctcctttttcggaaaaagccaatccactcactccacctcttctcctctctcggaaaaaggtaaagatttcttcctgaaccggtcccattgttacagttcactgcacaacaataaggcatgggggtttttctttggaaattcctgaacgcacgtctgcactcaagctgaacggtaatgtaagtaaacggaagtggactcaactcaagcggtttgtttggcttaaatgacgtcacgcgccgagtggtcacaaaaataGCTGAATGGAAATTCGCCACGAGCTGCGCTAGCTTAttctaattattatttattaacaatacttcttgggatcagaagaaaattacagagggttttttaacatataatgtttcaaatgtgcataaaattaaaactgttgcctCTGAGCTTTAAGGTTTCCATGAAAACAACGCGTATGTGAGTGTCATGTGACCtttatcagggatgagagtgcatgttgagaaaaaaatctgaaaagtagcgtgggggggggggggggggggggcctgcaGGTCCCCAGTGGGGTCCAGGGTCAACGTCTCGGTGAGGGACCAGGGGGCGAAGCTGATGGATTTTGGCGATTGAAACACCCAAAACCCATtaattttagcaatgaaataTATGTATTTTTCTCGAAGTTGATATCCCAATTCAACATGCCATCCACTGAAACTTTTGTCTCATGACAAGTGTTCTTTCTTAAATATCATATCCCACCTTGTTTGACTTTTTCAGCATGTTCAGTGCAACCTTTTAGGTTTTGGAACAATAGACCCataaatcagggatgagaatgaaaaatattttaaaagtctgaaaaaaccggggGGGCAGGGCCCGGGGCGGGGGGGCAGGGCCCGGGGCGGGGGGGCAGGGCCCGGGGCAGGGCccatggggctaatgatttttggctattttttttttaaaccccaaaaccattaattttatcagcaaacatttgcaatttatttggaaataaattccccttcttggtggactcccaggtgaaaatggttaatatggtacaagagacttgtttttaatcaattcacatttgatgatttcaaaaaatcaatgcaccttttaatataaacgagctctacagtattatatttctgcattttagctattcatgtctttgaatactctaatcctttacaatgaagtgcaaaccagaaaaaagttctatcatataattctcttaagctttcttctgatgttatcatggtagcaggaggttttgcatattaagcaggcaacattcaacatcactcatcacttccctttcaactgctgtgtgtactaacgaggttttatctggacaggatgttgtgtgatgtaatacagataccatacgggcaatctgaagatcgagatggtgattttgaattaaagaacaggcatgtacaatgggcattacaaattggaaatttttttaaaatcaaaaactataagttcatctcggcctaaaaaatttgggcagacgctcctgcgcggcacatgccagcaattccgtccccctatgaaatgagcaataagtcggagagttatacatgctatcatacttaaaatttcatcagaaatatagatatgatactatgattctccccaacatgctacattagataagctaacctcatttataaaagatacacacttatatatgacatgtaattgatatatattttttggggcgcgctctctctctctctctctctctctctctgccatgccgatcctgtaggctgcactgactcaactgaaaactccagtcctcgagaaaagagataaaagcccgcccacactgaaagctgattggcttattttgctgagtaacccaatcaagatgctctttgtctggcatgcgctacatgaacaggcacacaggcagtgttgccagattgggtggttttaagtgcattttgccgggttttgaacatatttcggACTGGAaagcgtcagcagtatctggcaacactgcacacagtctccctcgcgcaccccctcgcgcgcgcacattctaagatgcgtgatgcagaccttaatgttgcgcgcgcacgctcttgctcgcttcaatatgcaggagactcccggaacttccgggacacttgggatgtctgcgttataaggtgaccacagatcgttaatcataaccc
The Neoarius graeffei isolate fNeoGra1 chromosome 8, fNeoGra1.pri, whole genome shotgun sequence genome window above contains:
- the sntb2 gene encoding beta-2-syntrophin; translated protein: MAIWTRADRNGQLDLLLRDRWVRVTAELTRETLTLTAEGEPSGTERHSPAPGTRSALANGTDSGNQNRAQSPNTSGEQDHFKLGGSNGTSGEQHIHPGKLIRDNGTSSPEFGSPASSYGSPGSGFGSRPGDTAASPSEPVRKVRVVKQESGGLGISIKGGRENRMPILISKIFPGLAADQSRALRVGDAILSVNGTDLREATHDQAVQALKKAGKEVALEVRYIREVSPLFKKPSLLSELSWDGSEDSPKHNMTKDRKIIPLKMSFICRNLTMPDLENRLLELHSPDGQHLVVLRCKDTPTAHSWFTAIHANIAALLPHTLTHINAYLNASNTHTQLKHISWLAEQVTMENGHHQYRPVVMALTEKEILLFDSVPWTRESWSTPLTTHTLLTTRLVHSGSARGSPSLGSDLLFMTRTGSSRGVESHVFRVETHWDLSSWTRALVQGTHAAAELIKEVSIGCVLNREEVYLVLHYERGFTVLRGGGGAPVGGAVLLHYPYNKLRNSADDAVRLLYLDFGGPEGELVFDLHSNPKPVVFVLHSFLSAKLARLGLIT